One Streptomyces sp. NBC_00102 DNA segment encodes these proteins:
- the cas6e gene encoding type I-E CRISPR-associated protein Cas6/Cse3/CasE: MTTPNPTVHLARITLNPRSRDVHHDLRDHTALHRRVSALFPDQGGDSPRTVHNVLYRLERELSGASLLVQSTAITVNRNALPANYMADGIDYRELTPLLDWATPGRTVRYRIDAHPLKTEFVRGQRGRRIPLTGEAALTWWERKAADAGLTPHLVLDTPQPPVLATRGEKKRAHLSVTRFDGIATVTDPGALRQAITTGIGQGRAFGVGLLSIAPHR, from the coding sequence ATGACGACCCCGAACCCCACCGTCCACCTGGCACGCATCACCCTCAACCCCCGTTCGCGCGACGTCCACCACGACCTGCGCGACCACACCGCCCTCCACCGTCGCGTCAGCGCCCTCTTCCCCGACCAGGGCGGAGACAGCCCCCGCACCGTCCACAACGTGCTCTACCGCCTCGAACGCGAACTCAGCGGCGCCAGCCTCCTCGTCCAGTCGACCGCCATCACCGTCAACCGCAACGCCCTCCCCGCCAACTACATGGCCGACGGCATCGACTACCGCGAACTCACTCCGCTCCTGGACTGGGCGACGCCCGGCAGAACCGTCCGCTACCGCATCGACGCCCATCCCCTCAAGACCGAGTTCGTCCGCGGCCAACGGGGACGCCGCATCCCGCTGACCGGAGAGGCCGCTCTCACCTGGTGGGAGCGCAAAGCCGCGGACGCCGGCCTCACTCCCCACCTCGTCCTCGACACCCCCCAACCCCCCGTCCTCGCCACTCGCGGCGAGAAGAAGCGCGCCCACCTGTCCGTCACACGGTTCGACGGCATCGCCACCGTCACCGACCCAGGAGCCCTCCGCCAAGCCATCACCACCGGCATCGGCCAGGGGCGCGCCTTCGGCGTCGGCCTCCTGTCCATCGCACCGCACCGTTGA
- the cas3 gene encoding CRISPR-associated helicase Cas3', translating to MMQRPVDDRLWAKFHGLEDLGPYPVICHLIDTAMIVGELWDQYLTAGQRHLIATGWGVSESHARHLLMFWAGLHDLGKICPAFPHQAPQAAVGLRADPAYPMPDDSTAIRHERVSHLTVPALLVQAGYPTDGRPLRSVAHQIGQILGGHHGTYGDALDAHTLASPHDQEPRVGKEGWNEQRAVHLSTMQTLCASPEPPTRSAPAGACLIATGLIVLADWLASRISWVRSRHQEREHSPDAQDWEAHARRARKAASKALADAQLTAPVWKPAESFTEMFPFITHPHPLQTDLARRLPRHVRGPGLVVITAPTGDGKTEAALFAAHILGHASGSEGLGVFLPTMATTDAMHTRICEHVTQSADGPMPVTLLHSMAWLNATYNADTDRILTNAPFLAGEWLRGRHCGLLAGAAVGTWDTAALAAFPIRYNAMRWLGLTGKTIIIDEAHAYDAYGHRVTERLLEWLGHTRTPVILLSATLTGTIATRLATAYRTGAGHTTPVTIAPAYPGWTHIDAQTGTVTTSDTLATTRARRLAINLHHVHHQADPTTPDSRLATLTLTLQPMIDESRGCAAIVCNTVADAQATARHLRTSWTGPGAPLVQLLHARMPARQRQGVTRRIENWAGKPRAARTTACGAYVPARGRRPTRPVIVVATQVIEQSLDVDFDHVITDLAPIALLLQRAGRCHRHPRADRPAWAPTPAMTVLIPTGKLPPRPWGTVYSETLLDRTVTALQHLHRGICAIPEDVQHLVDDVYTIDWTTTAAANDQATEQAQRATADTATLPTPTRPIRDLRPLTTIDDEDLIATRLGADTTRILPVWTDTDGRLWLDRRARHRPLPTHISPTDTKAIRDLMSRTVQIDHRWLQGRHPDTDTPTGWRNIGALRDVLLLPQRATRTGTQPYRLNGKIIHLHPLDGLVRD from the coding sequence ATGATGCAACGCCCTGTCGATGACCGACTGTGGGCCAAGTTCCACGGGCTCGAAGACCTGGGCCCCTATCCCGTCATCTGCCACCTGATCGACACGGCGATGATCGTCGGCGAACTGTGGGACCAGTACCTCACCGCAGGCCAACGCCACCTCATCGCCACCGGCTGGGGAGTCAGCGAGTCACACGCACGACACCTGCTCATGTTCTGGGCCGGGCTCCACGACCTGGGCAAAATCTGCCCGGCCTTCCCCCACCAAGCCCCGCAAGCAGCAGTCGGCCTGCGCGCGGACCCCGCCTACCCCATGCCGGACGACAGTACCGCCATCCGTCACGAACGCGTCTCCCACCTGACCGTACCCGCGCTGCTCGTACAAGCGGGCTACCCGACCGACGGCCGCCCCCTACGGTCGGTCGCCCACCAGATCGGGCAGATCCTCGGCGGCCACCACGGCACCTACGGCGACGCCCTCGACGCGCACACCCTGGCCAGCCCCCACGACCAGGAGCCCCGCGTCGGGAAGGAAGGCTGGAACGAACAACGGGCAGTTCATCTGAGCACCATGCAGACCCTGTGCGCCAGCCCCGAACCCCCCACCCGGTCCGCCCCCGCGGGAGCCTGCCTCATCGCCACGGGACTGATCGTCCTCGCCGACTGGCTCGCCTCCCGCATCTCCTGGGTCCGCTCCCGCCACCAGGAACGCGAGCACTCTCCCGACGCCCAGGACTGGGAAGCACACGCGCGGCGCGCCCGTAAGGCAGCGTCGAAAGCCCTCGCCGACGCCCAACTGACCGCCCCGGTATGGAAACCCGCCGAGTCGTTCACCGAGATGTTCCCGTTCATCACTCACCCCCATCCCCTCCAGACCGACCTCGCCCGGCGCCTTCCCCGACATGTCAGAGGTCCGGGTCTCGTCGTCATCACCGCCCCCACCGGCGACGGCAAGACGGAAGCAGCACTGTTCGCCGCACACATCCTCGGGCACGCGTCAGGCAGCGAAGGGCTCGGCGTGTTCCTGCCGACCATGGCCACCACCGACGCCATGCACACACGTATCTGCGAACACGTGACCCAGAGTGCCGACGGCCCCATGCCGGTCACCCTGCTGCACTCCATGGCCTGGCTCAACGCCACCTACAACGCCGACACCGACCGCATCCTCACCAACGCCCCTTTCCTCGCCGGCGAGTGGCTCAGAGGACGCCACTGCGGGCTCCTCGCCGGCGCGGCCGTCGGCACCTGGGACACCGCCGCCCTGGCGGCATTCCCCATCCGCTACAACGCCATGCGCTGGCTGGGCCTCACCGGCAAGACGATCATCATCGACGAGGCTCACGCCTACGACGCCTACGGACACCGTGTCACCGAACGCCTCCTGGAATGGCTCGGCCACACCCGGACTCCGGTGATCCTGCTGTCCGCCACGCTCACCGGCACCATCGCCACCCGCCTCGCCACCGCCTACCGCACCGGCGCCGGACACACCACACCCGTCACCATCGCCCCCGCCTATCCGGGCTGGACCCACATCGACGCCCAAACCGGCACCGTCACCACCAGCGACACCCTCGCAACCACCCGCGCCCGCCGCCTGGCCATCAACCTCCACCACGTTCACCACCAAGCCGACCCGACCACTCCCGACAGCCGCCTCGCCACCCTCACCCTCACCCTCCAGCCCATGATCGACGAAAGCCGCGGCTGCGCAGCGATCGTCTGCAACACCGTCGCCGACGCCCAAGCCACCGCCCGCCACCTGCGCACTTCATGGACCGGCCCCGGCGCCCCACTCGTTCAGCTGCTGCACGCCCGAATGCCGGCGCGCCAACGCCAAGGCGTCACACGCCGCATCGAAAACTGGGCCGGCAAACCACGCGCCGCCCGCACCACCGCCTGTGGCGCCTACGTCCCCGCCCGCGGCCGCCGCCCCACCCGACCGGTCATCGTCGTCGCCACCCAGGTCATCGAACAATCCCTCGACGTCGACTTCGACCACGTCATCACGGACCTCGCCCCCATTGCGCTCCTCCTCCAGCGGGCCGGCCGCTGCCACCGCCACCCCCGCGCAGACCGCCCCGCATGGGCCCCCACCCCAGCCATGACCGTCCTCATCCCCACCGGAAAACTCCCACCTCGCCCGTGGGGCACCGTCTACAGCGAAACCCTCCTCGACCGCACCGTCACAGCCCTCCAACACCTCCACCGCGGCATCTGCGCCATCCCCGAAGACGTTCAGCACCTCGTCGACGACGTCTACACGATCGACTGGACCACCACCGCCGCTGCCAATGACCAAGCAACCGAACAAGCCCAGCGAGCCACCGCCGACACCGCCACCCTCCCCACCCCCACCCGCCCCATCCGCGACCTCCGCCCCCTCACCACCATCGACGACGAAGACCTCATCGCCACCCGACTCGGCGCGGACACCACCCGCATCCTCCCCGTCTGGACCGACACCGACGGCCGACTCTGGCTCGACCGCAGAGCACGCCACCGCCCCCTTCCCACCCACATCAGCCCCACCGACACCAAAGCCATCCGCGACCTGATGTCCCGTACCGTCCAAATCGACCACCGCTGGCTCCAAGGACGCCACCCCGACACCGACACCCCGACCGGCTGGAGAAACATCGGCGCCCTACGAGATGTCCTCCTTCTGCCCCAACGCGCCACCCGCACAGGCACACAGCCCTACCGACTCAACGGCAAGATCATCCACCTCCACCCCCTCGACGGCCTCGTACGCGACTAA
- the cas2e gene encoding type I-E CRISPR-associated endoribonuclease Cas2e, translated as MSSMIVIPATAVPDHLRGALTRWLLEVTPELYVGTVSAKVRDELWAADAASTHDGIAVLAHPADNEQGFTLRTAGTHRREHVDFGRLTLAAFRRESQEMANPL; from the coding sequence ATGTCCTCGATGATCGTCATCCCGGCCACCGCCGTCCCCGACCACCTGCGCGGCGCCCTCACCCGCTGGCTCCTCGAAGTCACCCCCGAGCTCTACGTCGGCACCGTCTCCGCCAAAGTCCGCGACGAACTCTGGGCCGCCGACGCCGCCAGCACCCACGACGGCATCGCCGTCCTCGCCCACCCCGCCGACAACGAACAAGGCTTTACCCTCAGGACCGCGGGCACCCACCGCCGCGAACACGTCGACTTCGGCAGGCTCACCCTCGCCGCCTTCCGTAGAGAAAGTCAAGAAATGGCAAACCCCCTCTAA
- a CDS encoding type I-E CRISPR-associated protein Cas7/Cse4/CasC: MTPLYIDVHIIHSAPYSNLNRDRQGAPKTGTYGGVPRPRLSSQHGRRHSRTHMEEALGERARRTRGTPGAVAGRLHESGWDKDTALAAAQMLILAAGVKGLGLSEGGGTNALLFLPESAFDSLAEIAEAHRDALTKAASAAAKAIAQAASKAESSPADDESEDGFEDDAEEEAAETGPLAAAYKKIPAADRKALQASVLEVLRQRNASIAAFGRMLANEAGSSVSGAVQMAHSIATHSGPSQIDFFSAVDDLLHEARQETGAGHMGDQRFTSATFYRYATLNVRELIGNLDGDTDTAQQVIDAFLRAFPLAIMPAKASGTAPHTVPHLIHIAVRTDRPINLAGAFETPVPATADGYVPASLDALNAHAAAHARMLGTSRIADHGHVTLSDSEFAALGDRVNAFDDLITRTLHSVAKHTN, encoded by the coding sequence GTGACCCCGCTGTACATCGACGTCCATATCATCCATTCCGCCCCCTACAGCAATCTCAACCGCGACCGGCAGGGCGCCCCCAAGACGGGAACGTACGGCGGGGTGCCCCGTCCGCGACTGTCTTCCCAGCACGGCCGCCGCCACAGCCGAACTCACATGGAGGAGGCTCTGGGAGAGCGCGCCCGCCGTACCCGTGGCACCCCCGGCGCCGTCGCCGGCCGCCTGCATGAGTCGGGTTGGGACAAGGACACTGCCCTCGCCGCGGCGCAGATGCTCATCCTCGCCGCGGGCGTCAAGGGGCTCGGTCTGTCGGAGGGCGGAGGCACCAACGCCCTGCTTTTCCTCCCGGAGAGCGCGTTCGACTCGCTGGCCGAGATCGCCGAAGCCCACCGCGACGCGCTCACGAAGGCCGCGTCCGCTGCGGCAAAGGCCATCGCCCAGGCCGCATCGAAGGCCGAAAGCTCGCCCGCCGACGACGAGTCCGAAGACGGCTTCGAGGACGACGCGGAAGAAGAGGCCGCCGAGACCGGGCCCCTCGCCGCGGCGTACAAGAAGATCCCTGCCGCTGACCGCAAGGCGCTCCAGGCGTCCGTCCTGGAGGTCCTGCGCCAGCGCAACGCCTCGATCGCCGCGTTCGGCCGCATGCTGGCCAACGAAGCCGGATCCTCCGTGTCGGGCGCCGTGCAGATGGCCCACAGCATCGCCACCCACTCGGGTCCGAGCCAGATCGACTTCTTCTCTGCGGTCGACGACCTGCTCCACGAGGCACGACAGGAAACCGGCGCGGGCCACATGGGCGACCAGCGATTCACTTCCGCCACCTTCTACCGCTACGCCACCCTCAACGTCCGCGAGCTCATCGGCAACCTCGACGGCGACACCGACACCGCGCAGCAGGTGATCGACGCGTTCCTGCGTGCCTTCCCGCTCGCGATCATGCCCGCCAAGGCATCCGGCACTGCGCCCCACACCGTCCCCCACCTCATCCACATCGCCGTCCGCACCGACCGGCCCATCAACCTCGCAGGTGCGTTCGAGACGCCCGTCCCCGCCACGGCCGACGGTTATGTTCCGGCCTCCCTCGACGCCCTCAACGCCCACGCGGCTGCCCACGCCCGGATGCTCGGCACCAGCCGGATCGCCGACCACGGTCACGTCACCCTCAGCGACAGCGAGTTCGCCGCCCTCGGCGACCGTGTCAACGCCTTCGATGACCTGATCACCCGCACCCTGCACAGCGTCGCCAAGCACACCAACTGA
- the cas5e gene encoding type I-E CRISPR-associated protein Cas5/CasD: MTGFVMHISAAQQSWGGPADFKVRPTHTAPTRSGLTGLLASALGRPRKHDNSDLAELRYVIRVDRPGHREMDFHTIGGGYHRELTAPTAAGTRKKDGEGTMLTERWYLADAAFTVAVTGPTHITALAAHALTEPVFAPYLGRRSCPPDSPLLLRTGLDDPVAELDRAPLHADPPPHAATIDVTFVHDTPRSPGLPATTTVRDVPSPGRTFTTRDLWESRRTLPASLCAGRGTPWITALTAYAQPTALPETS; this comes from the coding sequence GTGACCGGCTTTGTCATGCATATTTCCGCCGCCCAGCAAAGCTGGGGCGGTCCGGCTGACTTCAAAGTCAGGCCCACCCACACCGCGCCCACCAGGTCGGGCCTCACCGGCCTGCTCGCCTCCGCCCTCGGACGCCCCCGCAAGCATGACAACAGCGACCTCGCCGAACTCCGCTACGTCATCCGCGTCGACCGCCCCGGGCACCGCGAGATGGACTTCCACACCATCGGCGGCGGCTACCACCGTGAACTCACCGCGCCCACCGCCGCCGGCACACGCAAGAAGGATGGCGAGGGAACCATGCTGACCGAGCGGTGGTACCTGGCCGACGCCGCGTTCACCGTCGCCGTCACGGGCCCCACCCACATCACCGCGCTCGCCGCACACGCCCTCACCGAGCCGGTGTTCGCGCCCTACCTGGGCCGCCGCTCCTGCCCACCCGACAGCCCGCTCCTTCTGCGCACCGGCCTCGACGATCCGGTCGCCGAACTCGACCGCGCCCCCCTGCACGCAGACCCTCCACCTCACGCCGCCACGATCGACGTCACCTTCGTCCACGACACCCCGCGATCCCCCGGTCTCCCGGCAACCACCACCGTCCGAGACGTCCCCTCACCCGGCCGCACCTTCACCACCCGCGACCTCTGGGAATCCCGGCGCACCCTCCCCGCCAGCCTCTGCGCCGGCCGCGGCACCCCCTGGATCACCGCGCTCACCGCCTACGCGCAGCCCACCGCCCTCCCGGAGACCTCATGA